The following proteins are encoded in a genomic region of Selenomonadales bacterium 4137-cl:
- a CDS encoding RidA family protein: protein MSVEAKIKEMGLSLPPAPKPVAAYVPAVATGDGYVYTSGQIPFAGGELIFKGKVGRELDEAQGYAAAQLCALNCLSVIKAAIGSLDRIEQVVKVTGFVASAPGFNAQPKVVNGASELLGKLFGAAGEHARSAVGVSELPLDAACEVEMVVKVKNG from the coding sequence ATGAGTGTTGAAGCAAAAATCAAGGAAATGGGACTGAGCCTGCCGCCGGCGCCAAAACCGGTGGCCGCGTACGTCCCGGCTGTCGCGACCGGCGACGGTTATGTGTATACTTCGGGCCAGATTCCCTTTGCGGGCGGCGAGCTTATCTTCAAGGGCAAGGTGGGCCGCGAACTGGACGAGGCCCAGGGTTACGCGGCGGCGCAGCTTTGCGCCCTCAACTGCCTGAGCGTCATCAAGGCGGCGATCGGCAGCCTGGACCGCATCGAGCAGGTGGTGAAGGTTACTGGCTTCGTGGCCAGCGCCCCGGGGTTCAACGCCCAGCCCAAGGTGGTAAACGGCGCGTCCGAGCTCTTGGGCAAGCTGTTCGGCGCCGCGGGCGAACACGCCCGGTCGGCGGTGGGGGTCAGCGAGCTGCCGCTGGATGCGGCGTGCGAGGTGGAGATGGTCGTCAAAGTCAAAAACGGGTAA
- a CDS encoding tagaturonate reductase — MPRLTKKLLEGSFRFPPEMDLPAYPDNLPERVIQFGEGNFLRAFVDWMFHRLNNSGQWGGRVVVVQPIADGLAGRLNEQDGLYTLALRGLQDGRPTEELSLIGVVSRALNAYSQWEEVLKCAENPTIEYLISNTTEAGISHDPADGPDLAPPASFPGKVTAYLYRRFRHFGGDAGKGMTVIPCELIDRNGDVLKKVVLRYAAEWKLPKEFAAWVEKNNLFLNTLVDRVVTGYPRDEAAVFAKRLGYEDGLLDTGENFHLWVIEGPARLAEKLPFTRIGLNVIWTDDMTPYRTRKVRILNGAHTASVPAAFLYGLDTVGEMMDDGITGRFVREAVYEEIIPACGLDKDMLKSFADAVVERFRNPFIKHYLLSILLNSASKFKNRVLPSILDHQRRLGRLPRRLVFGLAALAAVYRDGRINGAVLEARRAKGPFEMRDDLPVLEAMAAAWQLYDGTGAGARAVTAAVLANTALWGQDLNKVDGLTDLAAGYLHGICRDGMAAALAAVLDG; from the coding sequence GCCCCGATTGACAAAAAAATTGCTGGAGGGGAGTTTCCGTTTCCCGCCGGAGATGGATCTACCCGCCTATCCTGACAATCTGCCCGAGCGGGTGATCCAGTTCGGCGAGGGCAATTTTCTGCGCGCCTTCGTAGACTGGATGTTCCACCGCCTCAACAACAGCGGCCAGTGGGGCGGCAGGGTGGTCGTCGTCCAGCCGATCGCCGACGGGCTGGCAGGCCGCCTGAACGAGCAGGACGGCCTGTATACGCTGGCGCTGCGCGGCCTGCAGGACGGGCGGCCGACCGAGGAGCTGTCGCTGATCGGCGTGGTGAGCCGCGCCCTGAACGCCTATAGCCAGTGGGAAGAGGTGCTGAAGTGCGCCGAGAATCCCACCATCGAGTACTTGATCTCCAACACCACCGAGGCCGGCATCAGCCACGACCCTGCGGACGGGCCCGATCTCGCGCCGCCCGCGTCCTTCCCCGGCAAGGTGACGGCGTACCTCTACCGGCGGTTCCGCCATTTCGGCGGCGACGCCGGCAAGGGGATGACCGTAATCCCCTGCGAACTGATCGACCGCAACGGCGACGTGCTGAAAAAGGTGGTGCTGCGCTACGCCGCGGAGTGGAAGCTGCCGAAGGAGTTTGCCGCCTGGGTGGAGAAGAATAACCTGTTCCTAAATACCCTGGTCGACAGAGTGGTAACCGGCTATCCCCGCGACGAGGCCGCGGTGTTCGCCAAGCGCCTCGGCTACGAGGACGGCCTGCTGGACACGGGTGAGAACTTTCATCTGTGGGTGATCGAGGGCCCGGCCCGCCTGGCCGAGAAATTGCCCTTTACCCGCATCGGTCTCAACGTCATCTGGACGGACGACATGACTCCGTACCGCACCCGCAAGGTCCGCATCCTTAACGGCGCGCATACCGCCTCGGTGCCGGCGGCGTTCCTCTACGGGCTGGACACGGTGGGTGAGATGATGGACGACGGGATTACGGGGCGGTTCGTGCGCGAGGCGGTATACGAGGAGATCATCCCCGCCTGCGGGCTTGACAAGGATATGCTCAAGTCGTTCGCCGACGCGGTCGTAGAACGGTTTCGCAACCCTTTCATCAAGCATTATCTGTTAAGCATCCTGCTCAACTCGGCTTCGAAGTTTAAGAACCGCGTCCTGCCGTCCATCCTCGACCACCAGCGGCGCCTGGGCCGGTTGCCGCGGCGGCTGGTGTTCGGTCTGGCGGCCCTGGCGGCCGTGTACAGGGACGGAAGGATAAACGGCGCGGTGCTGGAAGCCCGCCGTGCGAAGGGGCCGTTCGAGATGCGCGACGATCTGCCGGTGCTCGAAGCAATGGCCGCCGCGTGGCAGCTTTACGACGGCACCGGCGCCGGCGCTCGCGCCGTGACGGCCGCGGTGCTGGCCAATACGGCTTTATGGGGCCAGGACCTTAACAAGGTCGACGGCCTGACGGACTTGGCCGCCGGTTACCTGCACGGCATCTGCCGGGACGGCATGGCGGCCGCCCTCGCGGCCGTGCTGGACGGCTAA
- a CDS encoding LytS/YhcK type 5TM receptor domain-containing protein, whose protein sequence is MGTGMLLDLLSDGALIAIAAYLIGRNKFISDCVHTPTRGRCFATLVAIFAPLSIMGTYNGIPVEGALANTRLVGALMGGIMGGPWVGLTVGAISGLHRYSLGGFTAEACGLSALIGGLLAGLVRQRLGIHRLNWKIGAAVALAGEIVQKGLVFVFGPLDSAWALERVIAIPTTLVSILGTVIFIIIIEDLQKTRETHSAQAAELSLEIASRTLPFLRQGLTPASAQKTAEIIYELTKMDAVSISDREKVLAFIGAGDDHHAAGQPISTASTRQVYEQQRLIVIETPEDRGCSVPNCPLRSGVAAPLFSHGEVVGTIKLSRAVSNTVNAMDIRLADGLANLLSVQIQLAEVDNQKKLREKAELKALQAQINPHFLFNTLNAIMSFCRTKPETARTLLTHLATIMQHSLTVRDDFVPLKDEIAGIYAYLEIAKMRFGPRLTVDIAIDDAARHVRVPVLSLQPLVENALEHGLFPKLSHCRLTVRAAVEGDDLLITITDNGVGIPAAKLTTLFTSAEGIGVKNVHRRLASIYGGGYGLTIDSGPGEGTRAAIRVPLERRHSA, encoded by the coding sequence ATGGGTACAGGCATGCTGCTCGACCTGCTGAGCGACGGGGCGTTGATCGCCATCGCCGCCTACCTTATCGGGCGCAACAAATTCATCAGCGACTGCGTCCACACCCCCACGCGGGGACGGTGCTTCGCGACGCTTGTCGCCATTTTCGCCCCGCTGTCGATCATGGGGACATACAACGGCATCCCGGTTGAAGGGGCCCTGGCCAACACCCGCCTGGTGGGGGCACTGATGGGCGGCATCATGGGCGGCCCGTGGGTGGGGCTGACCGTCGGCGCGATCAGCGGCCTCCATCGCTATTCCCTGGGAGGCTTCACCGCCGAGGCCTGCGGTCTGTCGGCCCTTATCGGCGGCCTGCTCGCCGGACTTGTCCGCCAGCGGCTCGGCATCCACCGCCTCAACTGGAAAATTGGCGCAGCCGTCGCCCTCGCGGGAGAAATCGTACAGAAGGGCCTGGTGTTCGTTTTCGGACCGCTCGACTCCGCCTGGGCTCTTGAACGGGTCATCGCCATCCCCACCACCTTGGTCAGCATCCTCGGCACCGTCATCTTCATCATCATCATCGAAGATCTCCAGAAAACACGCGAAACCCACAGCGCCCAGGCGGCCGAGCTTTCGCTCGAGATCGCCAGCCGCACCCTCCCCTTCCTCCGCCAGGGCCTTACTCCCGCCTCTGCGCAGAAAACGGCGGAGATCATCTACGAACTAACCAAGATGGATGCCGTCTCGATCTCCGACCGCGAGAAGGTATTGGCCTTCATCGGCGCCGGCGACGACCACCACGCCGCCGGACAACCCATCAGCACCGCATCCACCCGCCAAGTCTACGAACAGCAACGCCTGATCGTCATCGAAACCCCCGAGGACCGGGGCTGCTCGGTTCCCAACTGCCCGCTCCGTTCCGGCGTCGCCGCGCCCCTCTTCTCGCACGGCGAAGTCGTCGGCACCATCAAGCTGTCGCGCGCGGTCAGCAACACCGTCAACGCCATGGACATCCGCCTCGCTGACGGTCTCGCCAACCTGCTGTCCGTCCAGATCCAGCTCGCCGAGGTCGACAACCAGAAAAAACTGCGCGAAAAAGCCGAGCTCAAAGCCCTGCAGGCGCAGATAAACCCCCACTTCCTGTTCAACACCCTGAACGCCATCATGTCCTTTTGCCGCACCAAGCCGGAAACCGCCCGCACCCTTCTCACCCACCTGGCAACGATCATGCAGCACAGCCTCACCGTCCGCGACGACTTCGTGCCTCTGAAGGACGAAATCGCCGGCATCTACGCCTATCTTGAAATCGCCAAAATGCGGTTCGGCCCCCGGCTCACCGTCGACATTGCCATCGACGACGCCGCCCGCCATGTGCGCGTCCCCGTCCTCTCCCTGCAGCCGCTGGTGGAAAACGCCCTCGAACACGGCCTGTTCCCCAAACTCAGCCACTGCCGGCTGACCGTCCGCGCCGCGGTGGAAGGCGACGATCTGCTGATAACGATAACCGACAACGGCGTCGGCATCCCGGCCGCCAAACTGACCACCCTGTTCACCAGCGCGGAGGGCATCGGCGTCAAGAACGTCCACCGGCGCCTGGCCAGCATCTACGGCGGCGGCTACGGCCTCACCATCGACAGCGGACCCGGCGAAGGCACCCGGGCCGCCATCCGCGTTCCTCTGGAAAGGAGGCATTCGGCATGA
- a CDS encoding altronate dehydratase family protein: protein MDLMRIHPKDNVAVAVRPLAPGQALAAGLAAVVTRQPIPAGHKMAIVPIAAGEKVIKYGFPIGTAQVDIAAGDWVHTHNCKTNLGELLEYTYEPEVAALEAAGRGESFLGYRRPDGKAGTRNEIWIIPTVGCVNQNARVIAEVAGKLLCQENIDGVHAFTHPYGCSQLGEDIANTQKILANLVRHPNAGGVLVLGLGCENNHIRAFKEILGPVDPQRVKFLETQGVDDEIAAGVQLVSELAEYAGGFRRTTCPLSDLVVGLKCGGSDGFSGITANPLVGLFSDRLVASGGTTVLTEVPEMFGAETILMNRAKDKETFEKIVRLINDFKIYFTSHNQPVYENPSPGNKDGGITTLEDKSLGCTQKGGYAAPVVDVLQYGETAVTPGLNLLNGPGNDLVASTVLAAAGCQVILFTTGRGTPLGTVVPTVKIATNSDLFRRKQNWMDFDAGRLLDGIPREELTGEFFAFVLNVASGQTTKAEKLGFRDLTLFKNGVTV from the coding sequence ATGGACCTGATGAGAATCCACCCCAAAGACAACGTAGCTGTGGCAGTCAGGCCGCTCGCTCCCGGACAGGCTCTCGCCGCAGGCTTGGCGGCCGTGGTCACCCGCCAGCCGATCCCCGCCGGCCACAAGATGGCGATCGTGCCCATCGCCGCCGGCGAGAAGGTCATCAAGTACGGTTTTCCGATCGGAACCGCCCAGGTGGACATCGCCGCCGGCGACTGGGTCCACACCCATAACTGCAAGACCAATCTCGGCGAGCTGCTGGAGTATACTTACGAGCCGGAGGTTGCCGCGCTCGAGGCCGCCGGCCGGGGCGAGTCCTTTCTGGGCTACCGGCGTCCGGACGGCAAGGCGGGGACGCGCAACGAGATCTGGATAATCCCCACGGTCGGCTGTGTCAACCAGAACGCCCGCGTGATCGCCGAGGTGGCCGGGAAGCTGCTCTGCCAGGAGAATATCGACGGCGTCCACGCTTTCACCCATCCGTACGGCTGCTCGCAGTTGGGCGAGGATATCGCCAACACCCAGAAGATTCTCGCCAACCTTGTGCGGCATCCCAACGCCGGCGGCGTCCTTGTCCTCGGCCTGGGGTGCGAGAACAATCATATCAGGGCCTTCAAGGAGATTCTCGGGCCGGTCGATCCCCAGCGGGTGAAATTCCTCGAAACACAGGGGGTGGACGACGAAATCGCGGCCGGGGTGCAGCTGGTGTCGGAGCTGGCGGAGTATGCCGGCGGCTTCAGGCGAACTACCTGTCCGCTGTCCGATCTTGTTGTCGGTCTGAAGTGCGGCGGCTCGGACGGCTTTTCCGGCATTACCGCCAACCCGCTCGTCGGCCTGTTCTCCGACCGGCTGGTGGCGAGCGGCGGCACGACGGTGCTCACCGAGGTGCCGGAGATGTTCGGCGCCGAGACCATCCTGATGAACCGGGCCAAGGACAAGGAGACGTTCGAGAAGATCGTCCGCCTGATCAACGATTTCAAGATTTACTTCACTTCCCACAACCAGCCGGTGTACGAGAATCCTTCCCCCGGCAACAAGGACGGCGGCATCACTACGCTGGAGGATAAGTCGCTCGGCTGCACGCAAAAGGGCGGCTACGCCGCCCCGGTGGTCGATGTGCTGCAGTACGGGGAAACAGCCGTCACGCCGGGCCTGAACCTGCTGAACGGGCCGGGCAACGATCTGGTGGCCTCGACCGTGCTGGCGGCCGCCGGCTGCCAGGTCATCCTGTTCACGACCGGCCGCGGCACGCCGCTCGGCACGGTTGTGCCGACGGTGAAGATCGCCACCAACAGCGATCTCTTCCGCCGCAAGCAAAACTGGATGGACTTCGACGCCGGGCGCCTGCTGGACGGCATCCCCCGGGAGGAACTCACCGGCGAGTTTTTCGCCTTCGTGCTGAACGTGGCGTCCGGGCAGACGACCAAGGCCGAGAAGCTGGGCTTCCGTGATTTGACGCTGTTCAAGAACGGCGTAACAGTATAG
- a CDS encoding FCD domain-containing protein — MLSKREKLERDLLTIISDSAQPVGCGHISQILQGMGHSISEATVGRLLRDLDSQGLTDKAGFQGRSLSARGTARLDELTNRQKSIEWGIEFASSLRGHTKSQLLEVLVARRAIESELAYLAAVNRTEAAVAQLREILERQRQALDEGGGAAQEDVDFHSLIARMAGNRVLGAAIALIRQDTQLSPVLEYIRRRVKSPVYIDHQRLAEAIADGRGDSAREIMVEHINNLMKDVEKYWKLAGVKDKE, encoded by the coding sequence ATGCTAAGTAAACGGGAAAAGCTGGAACGCGATCTGCTGACGATTATCAGCGACAGCGCTCAGCCGGTTGGCTGCGGCCATATCAGCCAGATTCTCCAGGGTATGGGACACAGCATCAGCGAGGCTACCGTCGGCCGGCTGCTGCGCGATTTGGACAGCCAGGGTCTTACCGACAAGGCCGGTTTCCAGGGGCGGTCGCTGTCGGCGCGCGGTACGGCGCGGCTGGACGAGCTGACGAACAGGCAGAAGAGCATCGAATGGGGGATAGAGTTCGCCAGCTCGCTGCGCGGCCACACCAAGAGCCAACTGCTGGAGGTGCTTGTGGCCAGGCGGGCCATCGAAAGCGAGCTTGCTTATCTGGCGGCTGTCAACCGCACCGAGGCGGCGGTCGCCCAACTCCGCGAAATCCTGGAAAGGCAGCGGCAGGCGCTCGATGAAGGCGGCGGCGCCGCTCAGGAGGACGTCGACTTTCACTCGCTTATCGCCCGCATGGCCGGCAACCGCGTCCTGGGCGCGGCCATCGCCCTCATTCGCCAGGATACCCAGCTTTCGCCCGTACTCGAATATATCCGTCGCCGGGTCAAGAGCCCCGTCTACATCGATCACCAGCGGCTTGCCGAGGCGATCGCCGACGGCCGGGGGGACAGCGCCCGCGAGATTATGGTCGAGCATATCAACAATTTGATGAAAGACGTCGAGAAGTACTGGAAACTCGCCGGCGTCAAGGATAAGGAATAA
- a CDS encoding LytTR family DNA-binding domain-containing protein — protein MILTTVIVDDEPPISEEIEYLLGSHPDIKVVARFEQPPAALDYIAVNAPRLVFLDISLPGISGLEMAARLSVLRDPPLIVFITAHPEYALAAFETPAVGYVTKPVTDAKIAAVLGKVRRLSARPAAAPKEPAGKVCVLSGGRIVPLSKEDIALVQVREKTVYVLTKQGQYAAPLTMQEIENLLTAGRTGGTPFVRVHRQYIVNLDKVVEIIPWFKGTYFLKMDDCKGQQIPVSRHKVCQVKAALGLK, from the coding sequence ATGATCCTTACAACCGTCATCGTCGACGATGAACCGCCCATCAGCGAGGAAATCGAATACCTGCTCGGCAGCCACCCGGACATCAAGGTCGTCGCCCGCTTCGAGCAGCCGCCGGCAGCCCTCGACTACATCGCCGTCAACGCCCCCCGCCTCGTTTTTCTCGACATCAGCCTCCCCGGCATATCCGGCCTCGAGATGGCCGCCCGCCTCAGCGTCCTGCGCGACCCGCCCCTCATCGTCTTCATCACCGCCCACCCCGAATACGCCCTCGCCGCCTTCGAAACCCCGGCTGTCGGCTATGTCACCAAGCCGGTGACCGACGCCAAGATCGCCGCCGTGCTCGGCAAAGTCCGCCGCCTTTCGGCCCGGCCGGCCGCCGCGCCGAAAGAGCCGGCCGGCAAAGTTTGCGTGCTGTCCGGCGGGCGGATCGTCCCCTTGAGTAAGGAAGACATCGCCCTTGTCCAGGTCCGCGAGAAGACCGTCTATGTCCTCACCAAACAGGGCCAGTACGCCGCCCCCCTCACCATGCAGGAAATCGAAAACCTGCTGACCGCCGGCCGCACCGGTGGGACGCCCTTCGTCCGCGTCCACCGCCAGTACATCGTCAACCTTGACAAAGTGGTTGAAATCATCCCCTGGTTTAAAGGCACCTATTTTCTGAAGATGGACGACTGCAAGGGCCAGCAGATCCCGGTCAGCCGCCACAAGGTCTGCCAGGTCAAGGCCGCCCTCGGCCTGAAATAA
- a CDS encoding cobalamin-dependent protein (Presence of a B(12) (cobalamin)-binding domain implies dependence on cobalamin itself, in one of its several forms, or in some unusual lineages, dependence on a cobalamin-like analog.) yields MKKVLLAPLDPVHDIGLKIIARGLEEAGYETLLLPPDLTEEEIIDNALRENTATLLLSRTLGYGVAEILARFVDLADAAGIRAKVKLGIGGMAIRPELAAELGFDAGFGPGTTVEEVVCFIEGREYRPDPTRCAKTKPDMTAGYGYGYRHAGIAARLDRISAQIMDWVKDKSSPGVERARLRDELWNAAEWRARRGDGELYRHYPALCGDIPRKYYASGELHPKTRRFTKTEVEGLEKYLADTKARMSVRKLQHSRRKPLVFVQYGTGCPFMDIGHILASEAWGADGVVHFDPSWGARTEGFLDGFLTHQEDGTVITPANFNRIKGALEDSTLWQVRAHRGLNTPETAVLAGKMGADLTKINFCYGALGAGTDPARMVVDGYHTILYAKKYNLPFDVVTNEELCGVPAHKAFAGMLIVADLAVRLGGRPILQPLFAYSPEVMVGGLMADNYVDFNTAKIKALRGIIDAPLWPGAPIGFLTHTEDRVQSAMATALHACLASSLEVDAISIASTDEAYSGGPISAPSRIDTLRAVQEGFRFFGQAGINPTSEADRYADELVAGIEKVLDEVAARGDFVAAVHEGLLGSRAEGAYPGRSGKDTVTIVKK; encoded by the coding sequence ATGAAAAAAGTGTTGCTCGCACCGCTCGACCCGGTGCATGACATCGGCCTGAAGATCATCGCCCGCGGCCTTGAGGAGGCCGGCTACGAGACGCTGCTCCTGCCCCCCGATCTGACCGAGGAAGAGATCATCGACAACGCTTTGCGGGAAAATACCGCGACACTGCTTTTGAGCCGCACGCTCGGCTACGGCGTGGCCGAGATCCTCGCCCGGTTCGTCGACCTCGCCGACGCAGCCGGCATCCGCGCCAAGGTGAAGCTGGGCATCGGTGGTATGGCTATCAGGCCGGAACTGGCCGCCGAGCTCGGTTTCGACGCCGGCTTCGGACCGGGTACGACGGTGGAGGAGGTCGTCTGCTTCATCGAGGGGCGGGAATACCGGCCGGATCCCACGCGGTGCGCCAAGACCAAGCCCGATATGACGGCCGGCTACGGCTACGGCTACCGCCATGCCGGCATCGCCGCCCGGCTCGACCGCATCAGCGCGCAGATCATGGACTGGGTCAAGGATAAGTCGTCGCCCGGTGTGGAACGCGCCCGGTTGCGCGATGAGCTGTGGAACGCCGCCGAGTGGCGCGCGCGCCGGGGCGACGGCGAGCTTTACCGGCATTACCCCGCCCTATGCGGCGACATTCCGCGGAAGTACTATGCCAGCGGCGAACTCCACCCGAAGACGCGCCGCTTTACCAAGACCGAGGTGGAGGGGCTGGAGAAGTATCTGGCCGACACCAAGGCCCGCATGTCGGTCCGCAAGCTTCAGCACAGCCGCAGGAAGCCGCTGGTGTTTGTCCAGTACGGCACCGGCTGCCCCTTCATGGATATCGGCCACATTCTCGCCAGCGAGGCGTGGGGCGCCGATGGCGTGGTCCATTTCGACCCCTCGTGGGGGGCGCGTACCGAGGGCTTCCTCGATGGCTTCCTCACCCACCAGGAGGACGGTACGGTTATAACGCCGGCCAATTTTAACCGCATTAAGGGCGCCCTTGAGGATTCGACGCTATGGCAGGTGAGGGCCCACCGCGGCCTAAACACCCCGGAGACGGCGGTGCTGGCCGGCAAGATGGGCGCCGACCTGACGAAGATCAATTTCTGCTACGGCGCCCTGGGGGCGGGGACCGACCCGGCGCGCATGGTGGTGGACGGCTACCACACCATTTTATACGCCAAGAAATACAACCTGCCCTTCGATGTCGTGACCAACGAGGAGCTGTGCGGCGTGCCGGCCCATAAGGCGTTCGCCGGCATGCTGATCGTCGCCGACCTGGCGGTGCGGCTCGGCGGCCGGCCAATCCTGCAGCCGCTGTTCGCCTACTCTCCCGAGGTGATGGTCGGCGGTCTGATGGCCGATAACTACGTCGATTTCAACACCGCCAAGATCAAGGCCCTCCGGGGCATCATCGACGCCCCCCTGTGGCCGGGCGCGCCGATCGGCTTCCTCACCCACACCGAGGACCGGGTCCAGTCGGCGATGGCCACCGCGCTTCACGCCTGTCTGGCAAGCTCGCTGGAGGTCGACGCAATTTCGATCGCCTCCACCGACGAAGCCTATTCGGGCGGGCCGATCTCCGCTCCATCACGGATCGACACCCTGCGGGCCGTCCAGGAAGGCTTCCGCTTCTTCGGCCAGGCGGGCATAAACCCCACCTCTGAGGCCGACCGCTACGCCGACGAGCTGGTGGCCGGCATCGAGAAGGTCCTGGACGAGGTGGCGGCACGCGGCGATTTCGTAGCCGCCGTCCACGAGGGCTTGCTGGGCAGCCGGGCGGAGGGGGCGTATCCGGGGCGCAGCGGCAAGGACACTGTGACTATCGTCAAAAAATAG
- a CDS encoding FAD-dependent oxidoreductase: MAKKVVIVGGGWAGCAAALAVRKAGCEAELFERADMLLGTGLVGGIMRNNGRFAATEEAIAMGGGDLFQIADANARHKNIEFPGHKHASLYDVSTIEPAVRKALLAAGVTVHMQSRVRDIEVKDGAITKVFADVFHGEPVEASGDAFVDVAGTAGPQGNCMKYGNGCAMCIYRCPTFGPRFSIAAKAGVKEILGEKADGTFGAMSGSCKLHKDSLAKDIQDKLNATGVAIIPVPASLQKDLGSLAKKACQQYALKEFAENIILLDTGHAKLMTSYYPLEILRQVPGFENARFEDPYAGGIGNSMRYLGMLPRDNALKVEGLKNVFCGGEKAGLLVGHTEAIITGTLAGNNAARAACGLAPIEIPATLACGDAIAFVRQEMQTKAGLAKKYTFSGSVYFERMQKQELYTTDIAAIGARVEKAGMSGIFARPVC, translated from the coding sequence ATGGCTAAAAAAGTCGTCATCGTCGGCGGCGGCTGGGCCGGCTGCGCGGCCGCCCTGGCGGTCCGCAAGGCGGGCTGCGAGGCGGAACTTTTCGAGCGGGCCGATATGCTGCTCGGCACCGGCTTGGTGGGCGGCATCATGCGCAACAACGGCCGTTTCGCCGCCACCGAGGAAGCCATCGCCATGGGCGGTGGGGACCTGTTTCAGATCGCCGACGCCAATGCGCGCCACAAGAACATCGAATTCCCCGGCCACAAGCATGCCAGCCTCTATGACGTTTCCACCATCGAGCCGGCCGTCCGCAAGGCGCTCCTGGCCGCCGGGGTGACGGTGCACATGCAGTCCAGGGTGCGCGACATCGAGGTCAAGGACGGCGCAATAACCAAGGTTTTCGCCGATGTGTTCCATGGGGAACCCGTTGAGGCGAGCGGCGACGCCTTCGTCGACGTGGCCGGCACCGCCGGCCCGCAGGGCAACTGCATGAAGTACGGCAACGGCTGCGCGATGTGCATCTATCGCTGCCCGACCTTCGGGCCGCGCTTTTCGATCGCCGCCAAGGCCGGGGTGAAGGAAATCCTCGGCGAGAAGGCCGACGGCACCTTCGGGGCGATGAGCGGCTCGTGCAAGCTTCACAAGGACTCGCTCGCGAAGGACATTCAGGACAAGCTCAACGCGACCGGCGTGGCCATCATCCCCGTGCCCGCCAGTCTCCAGAAGGACCTCGGCTCGCTCGCCAAGAAGGCGTGCCAGCAGTACGCACTGAAGGAGTTCGCCGAGAATATCATCCTTCTCGATACCGGCCACGCCAAGCTGATGACCTCTTACTACCCCCTCGAAATCCTCCGTCAGGTGCCCGGCTTCGAGAACGCCCGTTTCGAGGACCCGTACGCGGGCGGTATCGGCAATTCGATGCGCTACCTGGGGATGCTGCCGCGCGACAACGCTCTCAAGGTGGAAGGGCTGAAGAACGTTTTCTGCGGCGGCGAAAAGGCCGGCCTGCTCGTCGGCCATACCGAGGCGATCATCACCGGGACGCTGGCCGGGAATAACGCCGCCCGCGCCGCCTGCGGCCTGGCGCCGATCGAGATTCCCGCCACCCTGGCCTGCGGCGACGCGATCGCGTTCGTCCGCCAGGAGATGCAGACCAAGGCCGGACTGGCCAAGAAGTACACCTTCTCCGGTTCGGTATACTTCGAGCGGATGCAGAAACAAGAGCTTTACACGACCGACATCGCGGCCATCGGGGCAAGGGTGGAGAAAGCCGGCATGAGCGGCATATTCGCCCGGCCGGTGTGCTGA